One window of Myripristis murdjan chromosome 8, fMyrMur1.1, whole genome shotgun sequence genomic DNA carries:
- the ubn2b gene encoding ubinuclein-2b, translating to MAEPRKVPFVTISSFNTSPTSESKKRRREDEADNVITFGKDGGGSAAAVGSGGCGGLFGNVKAADGQAGETKPTVRLNLSLTEPNDRGSAEFNYSELVQATLTQVKPASSAAPKGLTPPLDPNDPFADDERERREVEELAKKFESKYGGVSKKKKKDRMQDLIDIGYGYDETDPFIDNSEAYDELVPASLTTKHGGFYINTGTLQFRPASDSEGEEAGIADNHFKKMKDGEERAIKKRRKKQDGGIMEDKKPKKNRVPKQGVSALNVHRPEKKKRKKLMKDSLHLANMLRRFTREKEEMRKKNPAAASLQRPNAKVPNANSALLNTHSKAAGSNDFSMADLTADPAVMSLLGSANNNEMLQDMMGDLDFGMLDSPQPCSPTQAENGSIGGGQKPGGSRVSQGSVLSPPPLPSGLPAPLSKRIEDLRTASRQFDEEGRKKFFTLDMNNILLDIELQVQEQPAAVRAAVYSHLEAFVPCNKEALLKRLKKLSLNIQDDRLRTPLLKLKLAVCSVMPEQIARYNMDCIAKVAKQQSEEGDKNGSEDEDEEKPGKRVMGPRKKFVWDDKLRSLLCNLVRVKLGCYELEGQNSLSLEDYLKAFMETEVKPLWPKGWMQARMLFKESIMAHGHLTGNAAKKKMIPTPKAKPKEVGWIQRSTPPAGATPSLSATAQVAKRPPQSPSEPICLDSLDEDLTAPSLDSISQALAILSNAAKGLAHGDSPPSPDSSKAANPTSLHTSSLLQQHKKSSVSTPSSNAPHYVSTSSSSSTSLSRPPSVSSSPLPSVRVDGLAGIKGMPQAHRHSALNTQRPAGAGMAKANTPASPVPSKPRPPPTASPLVPPGSKTGVTTPPSGLLKGSNNNKANSGDALIISSPQSRPHTLPSPSHMTPKTLQNPRLPQPAQSKSSPSPSLSHSIPGVQSHTQPQSNFITPMHATLTKSTHSSTPPIIKLTPRTPNPTAPTSTSPSISSLPRSQATPSIHQYSPKSSAGFRPPFSGAQGGATKPAQGSYTPPGSQKTPNSNSTTTATTSLINTSSISKHSGSSASPTAASTNPGQRQRAGGGTPQGAKPVASVSSPSVSSQLPQVSTTGGSGLLGSSPSLPLGFGMLGGLVPVSLPFQFPSLLNLPPLGTAGSTTGASGSAASSSPSFSTLTQNLYKSLQSGSQVALPPHLQLAFSDVNQSQGGDAKRKTL from the exons ATGGCAGAGCCGAGGAAAGTACCGTTCGTCACCATCTCATCCTTCAACACCTCGCCGACCTCGGAGTCCAAGAAACGCCGTCGCGAAGATGAGGCCGATAACGTTATCACTTTTGGGAAAGATGGAGGTGGAAGTGCAGCAGCGGTCGGGTCAGGAGGTTGCGGAGGTCTGTTTGGCAACGTGAAAGCCGCTGACGGGCAGGCGGGGGAGACGAAGCCGACGGTGCGCCTAAACCTGTCCCTGACCGAGCCGAATGATCGAGGATCTGCCGAGTTCAACTACAGCGAGCTGGTCCAGGCAACTCTTACTCAG GTAAAGCCTGCAAGTTCAGCTGCCCCTAAAGGGCTGACACCTCCCCTGGACCCCAACGATCCCTTTGCTGAtgatgagagggagaggcgCGAGGTGGAAGAGCTGGCCAAGAAATTTGAGAGCAAATAT GGTGGTGtctcaaagaagaagaaaaaggacagAATGCAAGATCTTATTGACATCGGCTACGGCTATGATGAGACTGACCCCTTCATAGATAATTCAGAGGCA TATGATGAACTAGTACCGGCCTCTCTCACCACAAAACACGGCGGCTTCTACATCAACACAGGCACCCTGCAGTTCAGACCGGCCTCTGactcagagggagaggaggctggCATCGCGGATAACCACTTCAAG aagaTGAAAGACGGTGAAGAACGGGCGATAAAGAAACGTCGGAAAAAGCAAGATGGGGGGATCATGGAAGACAAGAAACCCAAGAAGAATAGAGTGCCAAAGCAAGG AGTTTCAGCCCTGAATGTTCACCGgccagaaaagaagaaaaggaagaagctgATGAAAGACTCCCTCCATCTGGCCAACATGCTGCGGCGCTTCAccagggagaaggaggagatgcGCAAGAAGAACCCTGCCGCCGCCAGTCTGCAACGACCCAATGCCAAAGTGCCCAACGCCAACAGTGCTCTCCTCAACACTCACTCCAAGGCTGCTGGCAGCAATGACTTCAGCATGGCTGACCTGACTGCTGACCCCGCTGTCATGTCGCTGCTGGGCTCAGCTAATAACAATGAGATGTTGCAGGACATGATGGGTGACCTGGACTTTGGGATGCTGGACTCTCCGCAGCCCTGCAGCCCAACGCAGGCAGAGAATGGCTCCATTGGAGGGGGACAAAAACCAGGTGGCAGTAGGGTATCACAGGGTAGTGTTTtgtcccctcctcccctgcccAGCGGACTTCCTGCCCCACTTAGCAAGCGCATTGAAGACCTAAGAACG GCATCCCGTCAATTTGATGAAGAGGGCAGGAAAAAGTTCTTCACATTGGACATGAACAACATCCTGCTGGA TATTGAGTTGCAGGTTCaggagcagccagcagcagtaCGTGCAGCGGTCTATTCTCACCTGGAGGCCTTTGTGCCCTGCAATAAGGAGGCGCTGCTCAAACGCCTTAAGAAGCTCAGCCTCAACATACAG GATGACCGTCTTCGTACGCCTctgctgaagctgaagctggCAGTGTGCAGCGTGATGCCAGAGCAGATTGCGAGATACAACATGGACTGTATTGCAAAGGTGGCAAA GCAGCAGTCTGAGGAGGGAGACAAGAATGGGtcagaagatgaagatgaggaaaaaCCCGGAAAGAGGGTGATGGGGCCTCGAAAGAAGTTTGTCTGGGACGACAAACTCAG GTCGTTGCTGTGTAACCTGGTGCGGGTGAAGCTTGGCTGCTATGAGTTGGAAGGCCAGAACTCTTTGTCTCTGGAGGACTACCTGAAGGCCTTCATGGAGACTGAAGTCAAGCCACTGTGGCCCAAGGGTTGGATgcaggccag GATGCTGTTCAAGGAAAGCATAATGGCTCACGGTCACCTCACAGGCAATGC agcaaagaaaaagatgatCCCTACTCCCAAGGCCAAGCCAAAG GAAGTTGGTTGGATTCAGCGGTCCACGCCCCCAGCAGGTGCCACCCCTTCCCTTTCCGCTACTGCCCAGGTTGCCAAGCGACCACCCCAATCGCCCTCTGAGCCCATTTGTCTCGACTCCCTTGACGAGGACTTGACGGCTCCCTCCCTAGACTCCATCTCCCAGGCCCTGGCCATCCTTAGCAATGCAGCCAAGGGCCTAGCCCACGGGGATAGCCCGCCATCCCCAGACAGCTCCAAGGCAGCCAACCCCACCTCCCTCCACACCTCGTCACTCCtccagcaacacaaaaaaagcTCTGTCAGCACTCCCAGCTCCAATGCACCTCACTACGTCTCTACCTCTTCgtcttcctccacctctctctctcggcctccctccgtctcctcctcccctctgccctCAGTGAGGGTGGATGGGTTGGCGGGCATCAAGGGCATGCCGCAAGCGCACAGACACTCGGCATTGAACACTCAGAGACCTGCCGGGGCGGGCATGGCTAAAGCTAACACACCTGCCTCACCTGTGCCATCCAAACCACGTCCACCACCCACTGCCTCTCCCCTCGTGCCCCCAGGATCAAAGACGGGGGTCACTACTCCACCCTCAGGCCTCCTCAAAGGCAGCAATAATAATAAGGCCAACAGTGGCGATGCTCTCATCATTTCATCGCCTCAGTCCCGGCCACACACCCTCCCATCACCCTCTCACATGACCCCCAAAACCCTGCAGAATCCCCGCCTGCCCCAGCCCGCCCAGAGCAaatcctccccctctccttcactGTCCCACTCAATTCCCGGCGTTCAGTCCCACACCCAGCCGCAGTCCAACTTTATCACCCCTATGCACGCCACGCTCACCAAGTCCACCCACAGCAGCACCCCGCCCATCATCAAGCTCACTCCTCGCACCCCAAACCCCACAGCTCCCACCTCCACATCGCCCTCCATTTCCTCACTCCCCAGGTCTCAGGCGACCCCCTCCATACACCAGTACTCTCCCAAAAGCTCAGCCGGGTTCCGCCCGCCATTCTCAGGTGCCCAGGGAGGAGCGACGAAGCCAGCTCAAGGCAGCTACACTCCTCCAGGCAGCCAGAAGACCCCGAACAGCAACagcaccaccaccgccaccaccagcCTTATTAACACCTCATCCATTAGCAAGCATTCAGGATCCAGTGCCTCCCCCACAGCCGCCTCCACCAACCCAGGCCAGCGACAACGGGCGGGGGGTGGGACACCTCAGGGGGCTAAGCCAGTCGCATCTGTCTCATCGCCATCTGTCTCCTCTCAGTTACCACAG GTCTCCACAACAGGTGGCAGCGGTCTGCTTGGTTCCTCCCCATCCCTCCCCCTGGGATTTGGGATGCTGGGGGGGCTTGTGCCCGTATCCCTGCCCTTCCAGTTCCCATCGCTGCTAAACCTGCCCCCGCTGGGCACAGCAGGCTCCACTACAGGCGCCAGTGGCTCTGCTGCCAGTAGCAGTCCATCATTCTCCACCCTGACCCAGA ATCTGTATAAGAGTCTCCAGTCAGGGTCTCAGGTTGCTCTGCCTCCTCACTTGCAGCTCGCTTTCTCAG ATGTCAATCAAAGCCAGGGAGGAGATGCTAAGAGGAAGACTCTATGA
- the trir gene encoding telomerase RNA component interacting RNase: MDAKRAYGKSHQSSSDSNSDSPASPASPAPGASKATGGNAFANDGSFMEMFKKKMEEERRKKELEQPSGDAGTTEQGQSTVEKKPPPVTSFVGKRRGGVFLKTGMVAKKQKQDSEAEPGKSDAWSKYMAEVKKYKAHQCGDDDKTRPLVK; this comes from the exons ATGGATGCGAAACGCGCCTACGGCAAAAGCCACCAAAGCAGCAGCGACTCGAACAGCGACAGCCCCGCGTCTCCGGCCAGCCCCGCGCCCGGAGCCAGCAAGGCGACCGGGGGCAACGCTTTCGCTAACGACGGCAGCTTCATGGAGATGTtcaagaagaagatggaggaagagaggaggaaaaaggaacTGGAGCAACCAAGTGGAGATGCAGGGACTACAGAGCAAGGACAGTCCACAGTGGAAAAGAAGCCCCCTCCCGTGACGAGCTTT GTGGGGAAACGCAGAGGCGGTGTGTTCCTAAAGACCGGCATGGTTgcgaagaagcagaaacaggaTTCAGAG GCTGAGCCGGGCAAGAGCGATGCCTGGTCAAAATACATGGCCGAGGTGAAAAAGTACAAAGCCCACCAGTGTGGCGACGACGATAAAACCAGGCCTCTGGTCAAGTAG
- the LOC115363094 gene encoding intraflagellar transport protein 56-like yields MSSLKGCILSRAMSQPAVDGNYLVHNIKKKKSPQFEDYLNQRDYVGAITLLEFEHNTSEKGLDADLWLAYCAFHLGDYKRALKKYKAMIMKPECPSDVWIYLACTFFYLGLYKEAEEAALKAPQSQLQNRLLFHLAHKFKDDNMLMGFHCKMMNAIEDQMSLASLHYMRCHFQEAIHICKQILLENKDYLAIYLYLALCYYKMEYYEISQQLVANYLQRFPHSLIACNLDACILFRLYGGKAAAAKLRHFLDMSSNYESDTTWLIRHNLALFGGWETDMQVLPSLVDIIPEARLNLAICYLLQGEVQMSFSLIKDLELNMPLEYILKGVVNLVLGQKIKSWDHIRAAQQLFHFIGSSAHECDTTAGRQCLASSFFLQGQFMASLIYLSSIKIYFFNDDTFNFNYAQAKAAVGDYREAETAFLQIRSDDLKCDWVYLSWLARCYIMNSKANLAWDLYLRMETSANSYLLLQLIANDCYKMGQFFFAALAFDILERGNPIPLYWEGKRGACVGVFQLIIARQESSQMLKKVLCLLRGREHQHPEVAYIIKIMLKWANDNRMAL; encoded by the exons ATTCTGTCAAGGGCAATGTCACAACCAGCCGTTGACGGAAATTACCTCGTACATaatataaagaagaaaaaatctcCTCAATTTGAAGATTATCTCAACCAACGGGACTATGTGGGAGCCATAACATTGTTGGAG TTTGAGCACAACACAAGTGAGAAGGGATTGGATGCCGACCTATGGCTGGCCTACTGTGCTTTCCATCTGGGGGACTACAAGAGAGCCTTGAAG AAATACAAAGCCATGATAATGAAACCAGAGTGTCCTTCGGATGTTTGGATCTATCTCGCCTGCACCTTCTTCTACTTGGGACTTTAcaaggaggctgaggaggctgcTCTCAAAG CCCCTCAAAGCCAGCTGCAGAATCGTCTGCTGTTCCACCTTGCACACAAG TTCAAAGATGATAATATGCTGATGGGCTTCCACTGTAAAATGATGAATGCGATTGAAGACCAGATGAGCCTGGCCTCCTTACACTACATGCGCTGCCATTTCCAGGAGGCCATTCATATCTGCAAGCAAATCTTGCTAGAGAACAA AGACTATCTGGCCATATATTTGTACTTGGCTCTTTGCTACTACAAAATGGAATACTACGAAATATCCCAGCAATTGGTGGCCAACTATTTGCAGAGATTCCCACATTCTCTCATTGCCTGCAACCTTGATGCCTGTATTCTCTTCAGACTGTATGGTGGAAAAGCAGCAGCG GCTAAACTGAGGCACTTCTTAGACATGTCTTCCAACTATGAATCTGACACAACCTGGTTAATCCGACACAACCTG gCATTGTTTGGAGGGTGGGAGACAGATATGCAAGTGCTTCCTAGCCTGGTAGATATTATACCAGAGGCTCGGCTCAACCTAGCAATCTGCTATCTCTTACAAG GCGAGGTGCAGATGTCCTTCTCTCTGATTAAGGACTTGGAACTCAACATGCCACTG GAATATATCTTGAAGGGAGTTGTGAATTTGGTGCTGGGACAAAAGATTAAGTCA TGGGATCATATCAGAGCAGCTCAGCAGCTTTTCCATTTTATTGGCAGTTCGGCTCATGAATGTG ACACCACTGCTGGAAGACAGTGCTTGgcctcctcctttttcctgcAAGGGCAGTTTATGGCTTCGCTCATCTACCTCAGCTCTATCAAG ATCTACTTCTTCAACGATGACACCTTCAACTTCAACTATGCTCAAGCCAAAGCTGCAGTTGGTGACTACAGGGAAGCAGAGACG GCCTTCCTGCAGATTCGGAGTGATGATCTCAAGTGTGACTGGGTGTACCTCAGCTGGCTGGCACGCTGCT ATATCATGAACAGCAAGGCTAACCTGGCCTGGGACCTCTACCTGAGGATGGAGACCTCAGCCAACTCCtacctcctcctgcagctcatTGCCAATGATTGCTACAAG ATGGGGCAGTTTTTCTTTGCAGCATTGGCTTTTGATATTCTTGAAAGAGGAAACCCAATCCCTCTTTACTGGGAGGGAAAAAGAGgcgcatgtgtgggtgtgtttcagcTCATCATAGCTCGACAAGAATCAAG TCAGATGTTAAAGAAAGTGCTGTGCCTGTTAAGGGGCCGAGAGCACCAGCACCCTGAGGTAGCATACATCATCAAGATTATGCTCAAGTGGGCCAATGACAACAGGATGGCTctgtga